AAATGCAACACACGCCGAACATCGCCACGGCGGTGCTGCGCGCCAGCAATGCCACCGCCGTGCCGCGGCTGTTGGCCTTGCTCTGTATCCTGTCGGTGTTCATCCCGGCGTTCATCATGGAAGACCCGCTCCGCTCGCTGTTCATGCCGCTGACGCTGGGCGTGGGCTTCGCCATGATCTCGTCGTATTTGCTCTCCAGCACGTTTGTGCCCATCTTGTGCGTCTACCTGCTGAAGCACATGGGGCACGGGCACGACGAGGAGAAACCCGGGCTGTTCGGCCGCATGCTCAAGGTCTACGGCAAGCTCGTCGCTTGGTTTGTGCGATTGCGGTGGGTGATCGTGCCGGGCTATCTGGCCGGCTGCGTGCTGATTCTCGCCGGGCTGGGGTTGCAGATCGGCACCGAGTTGTTCCCGCAGGTCGACTCCGGCCAGTTCGTACTCCGTTTCCGTCCGCCGCCCGGCTCGAACTTCGAGCTCACGCGGCAAATGGCCGTGAAGTGCCTGCAAGTGATCGAGGACGAGGCGAAGCCCGAGAATATCGACATCACCATGGGCTTCGTGGGCCAGGTGGCGCCGAACTTCGGCATTGACAACATGGTGCTCTTCATGCGCGGGCCCGACGACGGCCAGATGCGCGTGGCGCTCAACGAAGAGAGCGGCATCCGGCTCGACGAGTTCCGCGAGCGGCTCCGCAAGGTGCTGCCCGAACGCATCATCCCCTGGCTCGCCGCGCGCCTCCAGCAGGGAGGCCTGTCGACGGCGGAGGCCCAGCGGCAAGCCAAGCTGGCCACGTTCGGCTTTCAGCCGGGCGACATTGTGACTTCGGTCATGAGCTTCGGTTCACTGACGCCGATCGCGGTGCGGCTCGTGGGCACCGATCTGAAGCTGGTGCGGCAGCACGCGGAAAAGATCTCCGCCGAAATGAAAAAGATCCCCTATCTGCGCGACGTCGGCTTCGAGCAGCAACTCGACTATCCTTCGGTCGAGGTGACCATCGACCGCGAGAAGGCCGGCCTGAGCGGCGCCACCGTGGATGACGTAGCTCGCTCGATGGTCTTTGCGACTTCATCCACCCGTTTCACCAACCTCAACTACTGGATCGACGTCAAAACCGGCTTCGACTATCTCGTGCAGATTCAGGTGCCGCCCTTGCGGATGGAACAGCCGGAAGACGTGGAGATTTTGCCGGTGGAATCGGTCAATCCGCTGGTGAACCTGATGGTCCGGGACGTGGCGACGGTGCGCAGAGGCACGCGGCCGGGCGAGCTCGATCGCGACATGTCGCAACGTTACGTGACCTTGACGGCCAACGTCGAGGGCGAGGACATGGGGCGGGCCTCGCGGCAGGTGCAAGCGGCGGTCGATGCCGCCGGCGCGCCGCCCCAGGGCGTGCGCGTCGAGCCCATGGGCCAGTTGCCGCCGATGATCGCCATGTTCAAGGCCCTGGGGGCCGGCCTGGCCGTGGCCGTGTTCGTCATCCTGGTGCTCTTGACCGCCTACTTCCAGTCGCCCCGTCTGGCCCTGATCGCAATCGGGGCCGTGCCGGGGGTGCTGGCGGGCATCGCCGTCATCCTCTACACGACCAACACGGGCCTCAACATCGAGTCGTTCATGGGCTCCATCATGTGCCTGGGGGTTTCGGTGTCGAACTCGGTGATGCTGGTCACCTTTATGGACGACCATTGGAAAAAGGGAGCGCCTTCGATCGAGGCGGCCGTCGTCGGGGCGGGCGAGCGCTTGCGGCCGATCTTGATGACCGCCTGCGCCATGACCGTCGGCATGGTGCCGATGGCACTGGCGCTGGAACGAGGCAGCCAGATGCAGGCCCCACTGGGGCTGGCGGTGATCGGCGGGCTGGTGATGTCGACCTTTGCCACGCTGCTGGTGCTGCCCTCGGTGTTCGCCATCATCATCGGCAACAAGGTGGCCCGATCGCCCTCGATCTACCCCGACGACCCGGAGAGCATCCACTACGATCCGCACGTCTTCGCACACGTCGACGCGTACAAAAAGGAGGTCACCTCCAGCAAAGACGACGCGGCGTGGGACAAGCATGCCACCGAGCACGAGAACCTCCTCGCCACGGGCCGCGCAATCGAGCACAGCGGCAGCGCGCCGGGCGTGCCGCCCGATGCGCCGCCGCCGAACGAAGACGTGGGAAACTCGCCTTGAAGCGCCGCGAACCGGTGAGGATAATCAGGGGCAGGTTGGTCTTGAAAAGCACCTGGTTGCTGGGAGCTCGCTTATGCGTTGCATCGTCCTGTGCGGGGCTTGGATTCGTCCCGCCTATCTTTGTGTTCTGCTGATGGGACTGCTGGCCGCCGCCGCGGGTTGCGGTCACGAGGGCAAGGCTGAAATGAGCCGCCGTGCCGACCGGCCGCGCGATCACCTGCCGCGGCCCGAAACGAGGGGCATTGCCCAGGTCACCGAAATGACGGATCCTGCCGCCAACCAGCTCTCGCCGGCGTCCGGCGACGACGATGACTGGGTGCCCTTCGACGGCTCGGAACAGGTGATCGTGGGCGATCTCTCCATCCTCACCGACGGCGCCCTCGTGCAGATTGCCCCGTCGACAAACGTAGCCCAGGTGGCCGGCGCCAAACCGCGCGGCACGAAGTAAGCCGCCGGTAGCGCCCACGCCAGCGTCCCTCCGGCCGCCAAACGGCACGTCACGTGCTACTTCCTTCGGTCGCGGCAAAGTCACGACTGTCGCCGTAACTTCTCTTCGATGGCGGCGCGGCGACAGCCCTCTTCATGCCGCTGGCGGCAGCCACGCATCCCGCACCGGTTCCCGGCCCGACGTGGTTCGGCGCGCCGGGCATGGGGTCGTCATCCTGTCGCGATGGATGCCGGTTCGGGGGCGAG
The DNA window shown above is from Pirellulales bacterium and carries:
- a CDS encoding efflux RND transporter permease subunit, yielding MNPTVFAMRHPITTLMLVVALVSGGGLAYQRMRVDIFPALNVPKIYVFLDYIGMSPDQVEGFIVNQLELYFQYVDGIQDINTRNIQQVALCELSFFPGTDMGQAMAQVVAMSDRAMSWMPKGTLPPMIMRMDSGSVPVGYLVFESERTSLGAMGDLAQNVIRPLVQKYVPGTVAISPFGPNMRSIVVNVDPQKLLAYNLRGEDVIDALAKGNTIIPAGNIYVHDSMPVVANNATVVDIQRMGDIPLKVGQNVYLRDVATILDDTDITYGYALVNGRKSVYLPIIKKDTGSTLTVVADVRKSMDLFRNAIRPDMYPEVKLSFEFDESPTVVAAVESVATEGLIGAGLTGLMILLFLGDLRSVIVVVSNIPLALLGSMFGLWLTGNTINIMSLGGMALAIGILVDEATVTIENVHVQMQHTPNIATAVLRASNATAVPRLLALLCILSVFIPAFIMEDPLRSLFMPLTLGVGFAMISSYLLSSTFVPILCVYLLKHMGHGHDEEKPGLFGRMLKVYGKLVAWFVRLRWVIVPGYLAGCVLILAGLGLQIGTELFPQVDSGQFVLRFRPPPGSNFELTRQMAVKCLQVIEDEAKPENIDITMGFVGQVAPNFGIDNMVLFMRGPDDGQMRVALNEESGIRLDEFRERLRKVLPERIIPWLAARLQQGGLSTAEAQRQAKLATFGFQPGDIVTSVMSFGSLTPIAVRLVGTDLKLVRQHAEKISAEMKKIPYLRDVGFEQQLDYPSVEVTIDREKAGLSGATVDDVARSMVFATSSTRFTNLNYWIDVKTGFDYLVQIQVPPLRMEQPEDVEILPVESVNPLVNLMVRDVATVRRGTRPGELDRDMSQRYVTLTANVEGEDMGRASRQVQAAVDAAGAPPQGVRVEPMGQLPPMIAMFKALGAGLAVAVFVILVLLTAYFQSPRLALIAIGAVPGVLAGIAVILYTTNTGLNIESFMGSIMCLGVSVSNSVMLVTFMDDHWKKGAPSIEAAVVGAGERLRPILMTACAMTVGMVPMALALERGSQMQAPLGLAVIGGLVMSTFATLLVLPSVFAIIIGNKVARSPSIYPDDPESIHYDPHVFAHVDAYKKEVTSSKDDAAWDKHATEHENLLATGRAIEHSGSAPGVPPDAPPPNEDVGNSP